The following is a genomic window from Staphylococcus saccharolyticus.
GGCATTGAAGAAATTAGAAGGGAAGATTTCTACCAAAGAAATGCAAAAGTTAAATTATGAAGCAGATGGTAAAGGCAAGGAACCAGCAGTAATTGCAGAAGAATATTTAAAAGAACATCACTATTTCGATAATGAGAAAGGTGGTCAAGAATAATGAAGGACAATTTATTGCATTCAATCATCGAGTATTACTCACTCAACTGGGCCTTTCTTTTAGAATTATTTTTTAAACACTTATTAATGTCAATATATGGCGTGCTATTCGCATGTATCATTGGTATTCCAATTGGAATTTTGATAGCAAAGTATAAGCGTTTATCATGGCCAGTAATTACAGTTGCTAATATTATTCAAACTGTTCCAGCGATTGCGATGCTAGCTATTCTAATGTTAGCGATGGGGCTGGGACCTACAACTGTCGTAGTCACCGTGTTTCTTTATTCTTTATTACCAATTATCAAGAATACATATACAGGTATTGTTGAAGTAGATGATAATATCAAAGATGCCGGTAAAGGTATGGGTATGACAAGAAACCAAGTGTTACGTATGATAGAGTTACCATTGTCATTGTCAGTTATAATTGGCGGTATAAGAATCGCGCTTGTAGTAGCAATAGGTATTGTTGCGATTGGCTCATTTATAGGAGCTCCAACACTAGGAGACATTATTATTAGAGGTACTAATTCTACAGATGGTACAGCGTTTATACTTGCAGGCGCAATTCCAATTGCGTTAATCGCTATCATCATTGATATAGGTTTACGTTTCTTAGAAAAACGTTTAGATCCTACACGTAAAAATAAGAAAGATCAATCACAGGAACATCAAATTCAAAAATTAAGTTAAAATCAACCATTGATGTATGACGTTTAAGTGCAAAACAAAACATAGGCGTAAAATGACAGGGGTAATGAAGTCATTTTACGCCTATGTGTTTTGTTTAATTACAGAAATGATTTTACATTTTATAACAATATGGGTGCTAGAATAAGAACAACAGCTACGACGATAACTCCTACAATAACAACAGCGATACTTCCCATTGACTCTTCTGTTTCTCCTAGTTCTTTAGCAGCAGCTACACCAAGTGTATGTCCACTTGTACCTAGTGCTAAACCTCTTGCTATGGGATTAGAAATTTTAAAGAGCTTAACAATTTTTGTACCTAATGCTGATACGACAACTGCATTAAGAATAACAGCTAATGATGTTAATTCTTTAACACCACCGATACCTTGAGAGACAAGTAATGCAATAGCTGTAGTGGCTGCTTGAGGTAACATTGATGCAGTAATTTGATTACCAAATTGGAATGTTTTAGCAACTAAATAAGTTAAAATTAACGCAACAATTGTACCAATTGCGATGCCACCAATAATTTGGAGCCAGTACTTTTTTAATACTTCTCGTTTTCTATACAAAGGAATCGCGAAACTAATTGTGGTTGGCTCTAAAAAGAAATTAATGATGTCGCCACCAATTTTATAGTTTTGATAACTAATTCCTGTTAATTTTAAAAATGCAATTCCCACTACCATGCTGACAAATAACGGTGCTAACAAGAAAAAGCCATTTGTCTTTTTATAAAAGTATGTCGCAATGACGAAAGGAATTAAAGATACTAAAATCCCGAAATATGGTGTGTTTATTCCTAAGTGTTCAATCATTGATTACCCTCCTATATGACTTGTTTCTTCATTTTTTCTTTAGAAGGGAAAAGTGATTTCGTCACCAATAATTGTGAAGCAAAGTCTGTGCATACTAATAATAAAATTGTAGAAGTAATAATAAGTAAGATGATTAAAATAGGGCTTTGACTTAATATAGGTAAGGAGTTAATGACAGATATACCTGCTGGAACGAATAAGAATCCAATGTTATTTGTTAATGCTGTTCCTACCGTTTCAACTTGTCCCAATTTCACTACTATACCAGTACATAATGCTATGAAAAGTAAGACTAAACCGATAACTATTGGTATAGGTATAAATGATTCTATAATTTTAGAAATAAGTAAAATAATTGCTAAAGTTAACGCTTGTTGAAATACATTGTATTTCTTTGACTTCTTGTTGTCAGCCGTTTGCTTTGTGACTGTATGTGATTGTACCAAAGTTACCATTCCCCTCTGTAATAAGCTTGTTTGCATTATATTATGAAGGCGGTTACTTTTGGTGTTTTGTAATCTCACTTACAAATATTTATAGTTGAAATGCACCAATTGGGCGGTGAGAATCAGAGACACTTTTAAGATTTCAATTATTGAATTCCCAATTGTTGTTTAAATGCTTTCATGTAAGATTGACTGATTTGATATTTTAAATCCTGAGTTAGAGTTAATTGAAAAGTGTAGTTAAACCAATGTTCGATAGTTTGGATATGTTGTTTATTAACAATTGTTGAGCGATGAATCTTTATAAAAACATTTGAGGGTAGTTTCTTTTCATAGGTAATTGAGCGTTTCGGTTGTTTCGAATTGCTGTTTGACAGTATTAATTGTTGTAATGCCATTATTAACTGACAGAGCGATAATATTAGCAAAGTTTAATATATATACGTTCATCAACGTTTATCGGTAGTACTTATGTTTGATGAAGGTCGTCGGTTTTTGTACTGTCTAACTGTTGATTGATTGGTTGAGTGGGTTCATCATTTTGCAGTTTATTAGCAGAATAAACTTTATTGACAGCTTGATTGATTCGTTCTTTGTCAAAAGGCTTTAGAATATAATCAAGTGGCGTTTAATTCAAATGCTCTTACCGCAAAATTTTCATGAGCTATAGCAAAAATAATGTGTGGGGCATGCTTCAATTTATTAACTTTTTAGGCAAGGTCTATTCCACTTTCATCCATTAAGTTTATATCTAAAAATATTAAATCAAATGTCTCATACATAGTTTTTCTAAAGTTTCTTCTATATTTTCAGCTTCTTCAATTAAATGAATCACTTCATTTAAGTCTAAAAGATAATGCAGTTCATTTCTTGCTAAAGGTTCGTCATCAACGATGAGCGTTTTCATTTATGTCTGCCTCCTCTAAATATTTATATGGAATAACACAACTTACAATCGTACCATCATTTGATGACCGAATATCAAGGCTTGATTTTGCACCAAATGAACCTATGAGTCTTTTGTTGAGATTGACTAAGGCGTTTCCAGTTCCAGTCTTAGATGACACAGCACTATAACCTAATGGGTTTAATTTCTCATGAGGTATGCCACGTCCATTATCATTTACCGAAATTCTTAAATAATCTTCATTTAAACTCACGATAACATCAATGTGGTTATTGAATTTACGATTTTTAAATGCATGTTTGATTGAATTTTCTACTAAAATTTGAATGATAAAAGGTGGAATAAGTGCATTTGTGCAATTGTCATCAATATCTTAATGAATATTAAACCTGTTTGGATAACGTGCTTACTCTAATGAAAAGTAAGCTTCGACTTGTTGTAATTCTTTTTTAAGTGTAATGTTATTATTACGAGCATCATTAAGGTTTGAACGGAAAAATTGACTCAGCTGTATAAGTAGTCGACGTGCTTTTTCACTATCTATCCTAACTAGAGCTGAAATTGTGTTGACAGCATTAAAGAAAAAATGTGGATTAACTTGGGCTTGTAATGATTTAATTTCAGCTTCTCCTAGTTCAAGTTGACTTGAAAAGATTTTTGTCAGACCTTGAGCCAGTTGTTGATCAAAAGTGGAAATATGATTTTGTTCTGTTTTGTTCTGTAAAATAAAATTTAAGTGTACCTGCTACTTCATTATGAGTATATAGAAGTACAACGATGGCAGACTCAAGGGGACAATTTGGATGATGGCATCATATTTCCTCTCTTGAGTGCGCAACTTTAAGATGACCAGATTGAATCACTTCTTTAGATAAATCAGTGATGATTTCTTTACTTGTTACATAATGATCGCTTCCTGCACCAATATGCGTTAAAATATCTTTTTTTTTAGTGATGGCTACAGCTAAAACTTGCATTAATCTTAAAATAATTTCAGCAGTTTGTTTCGCGGATTTCTCGTTGAGCCCAGAGCGAAAGTAGGGGAGCGTTTCATTAGCAAGTTGTAATACATCGTGAGTTTGTACTGCGCGCATTTGTTCTTCTTGTTTAATTGTAGATAGGATAATCGTTAAGAAGATAGCTGTCTCCAAACTATTAATGATTATCATCGGAAGAGCGATAAAACTTACTAGAATAACAGCATGATGAATATCATTAGATAATAATAAGATACAACCCATTTGAATGATTTCGGTAATAGCACCTATCATTGCTCTTTTGGTAATAGAAGGATACGTATTTTGTTTGATGGCTTGGTGTCCGAAGTAACCAGAAATAATAGCAATGACTTAGAGGAAATTAAATAAGTATAAGCGTCAGCACCACCAATGAACAAACGACATAAACCAGAAATGATACCTATTATGATAGCTACCCAAGGTCCTCCTATAAGTCCAGATACTCCAATAGTTAAGACACGTGTATTAGCCATTGAGTCATCCGAATTTAAATGATAATAAATATTGCCAGACACGATGTGAACTTGTTCTATTTCAACTCCTGTGAAATTTGATATCATGGCGAATATTCCAAATATAATGATAAGTTGACACTTAGAACGCCATTGGTCTCTTTGACTCATCATTGTCTTAAAATGATTAATATTCATTAAAATATAGGCAAGTAAAATAATTAATCCAACTCGTTCTAGTAATAAAATAAATAAGTTAAACATAACGTCAATCCCCATTAAATTTCTTTCGACGAACTACAAAAAAATTTATTTTTACATTTAAATAAAGCACTTACATTAGCATCATCTATACATTTTTTGTTTGAGTCATATATTGATAATATCAATTATAGTATGGAAAATTAAAAGTAGATAGTGTAGAATATGTTTCTATATTTACAAATTTTCTAAAAATTACAAAAAATTGATTGTAAAATCAAGATAACACTTATAATAATCTTATATTTGAACATTCATTACGTTATGTTTATATCATTTAAAAAGTTATTACAAGTGTGATAAAGTTTCTTAATGTAAAACTTTAAAAGGTAGAGAACAACTTAGAGATTTGTGAGGTCAGATGTATCGTTTTATTTAAGGTTTCTAATTTAAGTAGAAGGAGTAAGTGATTGATGGATACTTCAAAAAATTTTAGGGGAGATAATCGTCTATTATTGGGGATTATTTTAGGGGTTATTACATTTTGGTTATTCGCACAGTCACTTGTTAATTTGGTTGTTCCTTTACAATCATCATATAACAGTGATATAGGTACCATAAATATTGCCGTCAGTCTGTCAGCGTTATTTTCAGGGTTATTTATAGTAGGCGCAGGGGATATTGCAGATAAATTCGGACGAGTAAAACTTACATATGTTGGCTTGATTCTCAATATTATTGGTTCAGTTTTAATCATTATCACACCTTTACCAAGTTTGTTGATTATTGGTCGTGCTGTTCAAGGTCTATCTGCAGCATGCATTATGCCAGCTACGTTGGCAATCATCAATAAATATTATATTGGGACTGCAAGACAACGAGCGTTAAGTTATTGGTCAATAGGTTCATGGGGGGGGAGTGGTGTTTGTACACTGTTTGGAGGATTAATGGCAACAAATTTAGGTTGGCGTTCAATCTTCATAGTATCAATTATATTGACGATTCTATCAATGTTTTTAATCAAACATACGCCAGAAACAAAAGCTGAACCTATAGGAGATAAACCGTTAGAAACGAAGAAGTTTGATGTGATTAGCTTAATTATTTTAGTCGTTTGCATGTTAAGTATTAATGTTATCATTACACAAGCGTCTAACTTAGGTTTGTTTTCTCCAATCATTTTAGGACTTATCGTGTTATTTGTTGTTTCTTTGATTGGCTTTGTTATCTATGAAAATAAAATCAAGCATCCTCTTGTTGATTTTGATATTTTTAAAAACAAAGGATATACAGGAGCAACAGTTTCTAATTTCATGCTTAATGGTGTTGCAGGGGGGACATTAATCGTTGTAAATACATACTATCAACAGCAATTAGATTTTAACTCTCAACAAACAGGATATATTTCACTTACGTACTTAGTTGCAGTATTAATAATGATACGTGTGGGTGAAATGATTCTGCAAGCACTAGGACCTAAACGTCCATTATTACTGGGAAGTGGATTAACACTATTAGGCTTAATCTTACTGTCTTTAACGTTCTTACCTAATACATGGTATATTGTTGCTAGTGTTGTAGGATATTTGTTATTTGGTGCAGGATTAGGTATTTATGCAACGCCATCCACAGATACTGCAGTTGCACAAGCACCAGATGATAAGGTTGGTGTTGCTTCAGGTGTGTACAAAATGGCCTCATCCTTAGGGAATGCCTTTGGTGTTGCCATTTCAAGTACAGTATATAGTGTGTTAGCGTCTCAACTTAATTTAACGCTAGGTGGGTTCACGGGTGTGATATTTAATGCACTTGTTGCATTTTTAGCGTTAGTTTCAATATTATTCTTAGTTCCGAAAAAGCAATCGAATGTTTAAATATAATCATTTAGAGGCATCACGGCACATGTCGTGTGCCCTAATTTTTAAATGACAATTAACAGAAAATTGAAATATTATCATAGTGTGTTATTGACTAGTCATTACTGAAGTAGTATTTTTAAAACAATATTATTAACTAAGGGGATGACATAAATGAAAATTGCAATTGCAGGTTCAGGAGCGTTAGGTTCTGGTTTCGGTGCAAAGCTATTTCAACATGGTTATGACGTCACGCTTATCGATGGATAGGACCCACAAATTACAAAGATACAACAAGAAGGTTTGCACATTGACATTAATGGTGAGTCACATCACTTTAATATACCTATGCATCGTCTAACAGAAATTCCCTCAGATGCATTATATGATGTCGTATTTTTATTTCCAAAATCAATGCAACTCGAAGAAATTCTCAAATATATTCATCCTCATCTTCATGAAACAATGATTGTTGTATGTACCATGAATGGCTTGAAACATGAATGTATCATCCAAAAATATGTTTCAGTAGACAGAATAGTGTGCGGTGTAACAACCTGGACTGCTGGAATTGAGCAACCAGGACATACTCATCTAATGGGCCAGGTCCAGTAGAAATTGGTCATCTTAAACCAGAAGGCAAGAAGAATGTCAATGTCATTGTTGATATATTACAAAAATCTGAATTAAATAATGTAATCTAGCGATGTTAAATGATAGCACTTATGCTCAGAATTTAATATACAAGATAACTCAAGAAATTGTTCACGTTGCCACTTCAGATTATGTCTATCTTAATGTTGACGAAGTATTTGACTATTTAATTGATTTAAACGAAAAAGTAGGGCCACACTATCAGTCAATGTATCAAGATTTAATTAATGATAATCGTAAAACTGAAATCGATTATATTAATGGTGCAGTTTCACAATTAGGAAAGGAAAATAAAATCCCTACACCAGTAAATGAATTTGTCACTAATCTTATTCATTCAAAAGAAAGCCAGCGTCAAGCACAATAAATAATATAAGTAGTCCATTATCTTTATCATTTAAAAAGATGTGTACTACTTTTTTTGTGGAATGTTAGATATGCTTGAGTCATTTGTTGAACGGGTAAAACGAACAATGCAAATAAAAAGGAGTTGTTATCATGTCTAACACATGTAGGAGAATCATGTTGACAGGTATTGCAGGAGGATTTATTGGTGGTGCAGTTAAAATGGGGATGGGAAGCACTTGTTCCGCCAAGAACACCTGAACGTGACGAAGAACCTCCACCAATGACATTACTTCATAAACTTAACTTATCAGAAAATGTGAAAAACGCTAAATATACCTATAATCAAAATGACATTCCAATTACAGTGATGGGTGTACATTATGGGTTCTCAATAGCAAATGCTTTTGTGTATGCGCTGCTTACAGAAAAATGTCCGAAATTCTCAACGTTTAGAGGAGGGGCATTTGGTATTATGATTCATATTCTTTTCCCTGAATACTTACTTCCTAGACTTGGTATAACACCAGAGGTTGAAGATTTACCAAAAGAAGGACGACTTTCTGAGCTATTCGCACATATGATTTAGATGAATTCGATTGAATTTGTAACATTAGCTATCAAATAATATGAGGGTGGTACAGAAATCGTATTAAATTCGTTGACCCACCGAGGTCCCCCGTACCCCAACTTGCAATGTCTGTAGAATTTCTGAGAGAAATTATGGAGATCCAGGCTTGTAAAAGATAAAATGTCTTCAATAAATTGAAATAAAGCACGATTTACAGCGAGTTTAAGTAGAGATATAGTCTCTAAACGTGTGCTGTATATCGTGCTTTTTTTAGTAGTTCATCAGTGGTTTCTAATGTCTTCGGCTTCTTTACTTGTTAAATTTTGTTGTAATTGAAGCGCTTCATGTCGAGCAAGCTTTTGGTAATATGAATGTGCAAAATGCATTTGCACGATTAAGAAAGCAGCACTTATACTCCAGTATAAGCCTATAGCTGCCGCTGAATGTAGGGAGGCGTAAGTGATAAATAGTGGTGAAAACACCATCATAAAATAATATGTCTTGCGCTGTTCTTTAGGGTAATGTATTGAGTTGACAAGTGGTTGTATAAAATACATCATTGCCGCAATAAAAGTCATAATAATATCTGGCTTAGTTAAGTCAAACCATAAAAAATGATGATACTTAGTGATTCCATCACTTGTAGGATATTTCAAGCTCATATATAAGCCCATCAAAATAGGCATTTGAATAATGACGGGCAGACATCCAATCATGTTTTTTAGTGGATTGATGTCATATGATTTATATTTTTTCATTAAAAGCTGATTAGCTGCATTTCGTTCTTCTTGTGAATCAGCGTGTTTAATTTTTTCTCGTACAGCATCTAGTTCTGGTTGTACAATTTTCGTTTTTTCTCGCATCATATGCATGTTTTTAACTTGAATTAACATTAAAGGAAGTAAGATAAAACGTACGATAAGCACGATGGCTATAATCGCAAATCCGTAATTATCATGAAAAAGTCTTCCTAAAAAGTGAAGAAACCCATCCATAGGTTTAACGAAAAAGCTATAAAAAATACCAGTTTGATTTTCCTTTTTAGAATAGTCGCATCCTGCCAATAATACAATTAAGCTCATTATTATAAAAATCAATCGTTTACGCATAGCTATACTTCCTTTTTCTATCTGTTCCTAGTATATATATAATTATTCTAATATTCGCCTTTAACAATTACGCACAAAGTAATTAAATTTAAATTTGATTGTACGCTCTTAAAGTAACAAAATTTATGCCTATGCGTCACTACTGATTACTAAATGTTCATATTATTTTCTTAAATGTTTTGTTTGATAACTAATGACTTTGATTGTTTAGTCAGAATGATTAGCGATAACCAAACTGTTACCATTAAAACAAAGAAATAGATACTTGCAATTAACCATTTTGGGTATGAAGGTAACCAAGATAAGATAAATGACCAACTTGCTCCACTGAAAATAAATATTGGAAGTAAATAAGCCACTATATTAAATAGTGTGAATAAAGTAATGATGATGATAAAAGTGATGAAAGATTGCTTTTTATCGTTATAAATTAAAAGTTTACGTCGTAAATCTCATTAGCGTTAACATTGTAAATAATAACGTACCAAGTATAGCAATGATTGTGGTTGTAAGTTATTCACTTTTTGATTGATTTATCTTGTCTTCAAGTGTTGTATAATGATCATTATTTAAAATTTGTGAGTTTATATTGTTCGCCAATTCAAATACTTGTTTAGATTTCATATTTGCTAAAACAACGATTCCGTAAGATTTTTTAGGATTTAACAAGATTTCAGATGAAAAATTGTCTAGTATTCCTGTATGAAAAATAATATTATCATCCGTATTGACGAACCAACCTGCACCATAACCGTCTGCATCATCTTTACCGATAGATGTAGCAAAAGCTTTGTGAGATGTCTCGATAAGAGGTTGACTAGTCACTGGTGGCTTTAATTGAAATTTAACCCAGTTTCTTAAATCTTTAGTACTAGACATCATAAAGGCGGCGGGTGTGTCTCCAATATTAAATTCAGGTTTAGATTTTTCTACATTTCCATTGAATAATTCATAGCCCGTCGCATCATCTTTACCTTTGACATTCGTAGTTTTGAATGTCGTATGCACCATATTTAGAGGGTTTAAAATGTGATGTTGAATATAAGAAATATAAGATTTGTGTGATACATTTTGAATGACTAGTCCTAGAATATCGTAATTCATATTGGAGTATTCAAATGTTTCACCTGGACTATGATTTAGCGACTTACCTTTTGCATACTTAACAATATGGTCTATCGTATTGTAATCTTTAAAATAATGATTTTCTTCAGTGATATCAAAAGGTATTCCACTAGTTTGACCGAGCAATTGTTTGATGGTTATATCTTGTTTTTCATCGTCATATTTCATATAAAAATCAGGTATGTATTTAGATACCTTATCGTTTAGATTGACCTTTCCTTCACGAACCAGTTGCAAGATAGCATATCCTGTGAAAGCTTTAGTATTAGAGGCGATTTCAAATTTTGTTTTCGGGGATACCTTTTTCTTTTGTGCTACGTTGGCATACCCATATCCTTTATCCATAAAGACTTTGTTATCTTTAATAATTAACACAGAGACACCGGGGATATCTCCTTTTTCCATTGTTGAAAGAACCATTCTATCAATTTGTGTTTGAGAATGATCTGTAAGCATTGTTATATTTTTACTATGAGCAGTGTAGTGCTTAGTTACTATGGCTACAAATAATAAAATAATTAGTGTGACGACAGTGATTTTAAACTTTTTTCTTTTCATTGAACATCCTCTACCTAATTCCTTTCAGTTTATTGTTCACAATTTAGATGTAATAAGTGAGTTTATTATAACAGTTTTTTTGAAAAATTATTCAAATGAAGTCACATTACATCGTTTACAACTAGTTTTTTTAGTTAAAAGTTGCAAATTTTCAACTAAAAATAAGTGTACAATAACACTATTGGAGTAAATGAGGTGTTAAAAAATATGTGAAAAACCTATACATTTTAAATTTATGGGAGTATAGTGTACCCATCGATATAAGAGTTAAAGAGGTAGGAGTCATGTTCAATCAATTTAAAAGACTTTTAATCGGTAGACCTAAGAAAAATAGAGATTTGAAGGATGAAAAAATTACAAAATTCAAAGGTCTAGCAATCTTGTCTTCCGATGCTTTATCATCTGTTGCATATGGGCCAGAGCAGATTTTGATTACTTTATCGGTAATTGGAGCAGTCGCTTCTTGGTATACTTTACCTATTGCCGGTGCTGTTTTAATATTACTTACAGCTTTAATTATGTCGTATCGTCAAATTATATATGCTTATCCTAAGGGCGGGGGCGCATATATGGTGTCTAAGACGAATCTCGGTGAAAAATGGGGATTGCTTGCAGGCGGTTCTCTATTAGTAGACTATATATTGACAGTTGCTGTGAGTATTTCATCAGGAGCAGATGCTTTTGTAGCTGCCTTTCCTAATTTGTATCACTTTAAAGTATTAATTGCTTGTTTATTAGTATTGTTTATTTTGATTATGAACTTACGAGGGTTGACTGAATCAGCAACTGTATTATCTTATCCAGTCTACTTATTTATCGTAGGATTAATTATTCTAATAATTGTAGGAACATATCGTGTCGCTATTGGGGATGTACATCCACACATGCAGTCAACTGTTGGAACTGCAGTACCAGGCGTTACGTTATTTTTACTTTTAAAAGCATTTTCTTCTGGTGCATCATCCTTAACAGGGGTCGAAGCGATTTCTAATGCTGTCACTAACTTTAAAGATCCAGCACCGAAAAATGCTGTTAAAACTTTAGTGATGATGGGTACAATATTAGCCGTTCTATTAGTGGGTATTGTCTCATTATCATATGTATATGGCATTATGCCACAAACCGAAACGACAGTGCTTTCACAGCTCGCTTCAAAAATATTTGGTGAAAATGTCGCATTTTACTTTGTAC
Proteins encoded in this region:
- a CDS encoding ABC transporter permease; translation: MKDNLLHSIIEYYSLNWAFLLELFFKHLLMSIYGVLFACIIGIPIGILIAKYKRLSWPVITVANIIQTVPAIAMLAILMLAMGLGPTTVVVTVFLYSLLPIIKNTYTGIVEVDDNIKDAGKGMGMTRNQVLRMIELPLSLSVIIGGIRIALVVAIGIVAIGSFIGAPTLGDIIIRGTNSTDGTAFILAGAIPIALIAIIIDIGLRFLEKRLDPTRKNKKDQSQEHQIQKLS
- the lrgB gene encoding antiholin-like protein LrgB, giving the protein MIEHLGINTPYFGILVSLIPFVIATYFYKKTNGFFLLAPLFVSMVVGIAFLKLTGISYQNYKIGGDIINFFLEPTTISFAIPLYRKREVLKKYWLQIIGGIAIGTIVALILTYLVAKTFQFGNQITASMLPQAATTAIALLVSQGIGGVKELTSLAVILNAVVVSALGTKIVKLFKISNPIARGLALGTSGHTLGVAAAKELGETEESMGSIAVVIVGVIVVAVVLILAPILL
- the lrgA gene encoding antiholin-like murein hydrolase modulator LrgA, producing MVQSHTVTKQTADNKKSKKYNVFQQALTLAIILLISKIIESFIPIPIVIGLVLLFIALCTGIVVKLGQVETVGTALTNNIGFLFVPAGISVINSLPILSQSPILIILLIITSTILLLVCTDFASQLLVTKSLFPSKEKMKKQVI
- a CDS encoding MFS transporter, with amino-acid sequence MDTSKNFRGDNRLLLGIILGVITFWLFAQSLVNLVVPLQSSYNSDIGTINIAVSLSALFSGLFIVGAGDIADKFGRVKLTYVGLILNIIGSVLIIITPLPSLLIIGRAVQGLSAACIMPATLAIINKYYIGTARQRALSYWSIGSWGGSGVCTLFGGLMATNLGWRSIFIVSIILTILSMFLIKHTPETKAEPIGDKPLETKKFDVISLIILVVCMLSINVIITQASNLGLFSPIILGLIVLFVVSLIGFVIYENKIKHPLVDFDIFKNKGYTGATVSNFMLNGVAGGTLIVVNTYYQQQLDFNSQQTGYISLTYLVAVLIMIRVGEMILQALGPKRPLLLGSGLTLLGLILLSLTFLPNTWYIVASVVGYLLFGAGLGIYATPSTDTAVAQAPDDKVGVASGVYKMASSLGNAFGVAISSTVYSVLASQLNLTLGGFTGVIFNALVAFLALVSILFLVPKKQSNV
- the yidC gene encoding membrane protein insertase YidC — translated: MRKRLIFIIMSLIVLLAGCDYSKKENQTGIFYSFFVKPMDGFLHFLGRLFHDNYGFAIIAIVLIVRFILLPLMLIQVKNMHMMREKTKIVQPELDAVREKIKHADSQEERNAANQLLMKKYKSYDINPLKNMIGCLPVIIQMPILMGLYMSLKYPTSDGITKYHHFLWFDLTKPDIIMTFIAAMMYFIQPLVNSIHYPKEQRKTYYFMMVFSPLFITYASLHSAAAIGLYWSISAAFLIVQMHFAHSYYQKLARHEALQLQQNLTSKEAEDIRNH